One Tachypleus tridentatus isolate NWPU-2018 chromosome 3, ASM421037v1, whole genome shotgun sequence DNA window includes the following coding sequences:
- the LOC143247866 gene encoding DCN1-like protein 4 isoform X2, whose product MPPKRNVRPDFVEENYKNGSIHKFPKIYSSGRRVKRGDAPEQVFSHRKCETLFYEYTSTDDHEVIGPNGIQKFCEDIGIEPENVIMLLLAWKMEARQMGFFRLSE is encoded by the exons ATGCCTCCTAAACGTAATGTACGTCCAGATTTTGtggaagaaaattataaaaatggaaGTATCCACAAGTTTCCAAAGATATATTCCAG TGGACGACGTGTTAAGAGAGGTGACGCTCCAGAACAAGTGTTTTCCCACAGGAAATGTGAAACTCTATTTTATGAATACACTT cCACAGATGATCATGAAGTAATAGGTCCCAATGGTATacaaaaattttgtgaagacataGGAATAGAACCAGAAAAT GTTATTATGCTGCTGTTGGCATGGAAAATGGAAGCCAGACAAATGGGTTTTTTCAGGTTATCTGAATAG